A genomic stretch from Aquila chrysaetos chrysaetos chromosome 1, bAquChr1.4, whole genome shotgun sequence includes:
- the SLC10A4 gene encoding LOW QUALITY PROTEIN: sodium/bile acid cotransporter 4 (The sequence of the model RefSeq protein was modified relative to this genomic sequence to represent the inferred CDS: deleted 1 base in 1 codon), translating to MAGSAQPPAAAAAAAGGSGGPDGGSVAGGGEAFGDRSLSQGLSVLVGLALCVTMLGLGCAVELGQLGQQLRRPVGLLLALLGQFVAMPLLAFLLALIFALDEVAAVAVLLCGCCPGGNLSNLMSVLVDGDMNLSIIMTASSTLLALFLMPLCLWVYSRHWINTALVQLLPLGAVSLTLGSTLLPIGLGVLIRYRHPRAADLLVKISLWSLLVTLVILFILTGTMLGPDLIAHIPASVYAIAVLMPLAGYALGYGLATIFKMPPHCRRTVSLETGCQNVQLCTAILKLTFPPELIGSMYMFPLLYALFQSAEAGLFVLVYKMCGKESYKQDTLGEEEDTDISYKKLKEEEVADTSYGTVTTEEHNSIQMEPTQTAL from the exons ATGGCCGGCTCCGCGCagcccccggcggcggcggcggcggcggcgggggggagcggcggcccCGACGGCGGGTCGGTGGCG GGGGGCGGCGAGGCTTTCGGGGACCGCTCCCTCAGCCAGGGCTTGAGCGTGCTGGTGGGGCTGGCGCTCTGCGTGACcatgctggggctgggctgcgccgtggagctggggcagctggggcagcagctgcgGCGGCCcgtggggctgctgctggcgcTGCTGGGGCAGTTCGTGGCCATGCCGCTGCTGGCCTTCCTCCTGGCCCTCATCTTCGCCCTGGACGAGGTGGCGGCcgtggctgtgctgctgtgcgGCTGCTGCCCCGGGGGCAACCTCTCCAACCTCATGTCGGTGCTGGTCGACGGGGACATGAACCTCAG CATTATCATGACGGCCTCCTCCACGCTGCTGGCCCTCTTCCTGATGCCCCTCTGCCTCTGGGTCTACAGCCGCCACTGGATCAACACGGCCCTGGTGCAGCTGCTGCCCCTGGGGGCGGTGAGCCTGACGCTGGGCAGCACCCTGCTGCCCATCGGCCTGGGGGTGCTCATCCGATACCGGCACCCCCGCGCCGCCGACCTCCTGGTTAAG ATTTCCCTGTGGTCCCTCTTGGTGACTCTGGTGATCCTGTTCATCCTCACTGGGACCATGCTGGGCCCAGATCTGATAGCACATATTCCTGCATCTGTCTACGCCATTGCGGTGCTGATGCCTCTAGCGGGGTACGCCTTGGGATACGGCTTAGCCACCATCTTTAAAATGCCCCCACACTGCAGGAGAACAGTGTCTTTGGAAACAGGGTGCCAAAACGTCCAGCTCTGCACCGCCATCCTAAAACTCACCTTCCCCCCAGAGCTCATAGGGAGCATGTACATGTTTCCCTTGCTTTACGCGCTTTTTCAGTCGGCAGAAGCGGGACTCTTTGTGCTGGTATACAAGATGTGTGGGAAAGAGAGCTACAAACAAGATACGCTCGGTGAAGAGGAAGACACGGATATTTCCTACAAGAaactgaaggaagaggaggtggcCGATACTTCGTACGGCACAGTGACCACGGAGGAGCACAACTCCATTCAGATGGAGCCGACCCAGACAGCGCTTTAG
- the ZAR1 gene encoding LOW QUALITY PROTEIN: zygote arrest protein 1 (The sequence of the model RefSeq protein was modified relative to this genomic sequence to represent the inferred CDS: inserted 2 bases in 1 codon) gives MAEDAMESYLYAAYHPYSYRYPPPKGKGGSTGGWRPRGGGGGGYFSGYGEAAAAADYFDNYQRAQLKAILSQVNPNLTPRLRKANTKEVGVQVNPRQDASVQCSLGPRTLLRRRPGPXPAGPRPREAEQEQEQGSPATTSTRAVRFPRTIAVYSPVASRRLTAFLEEPERRPQQEEAEAAAAVEEEPERRPQQEKEPAAAAVVEEGPERRPQQQREEPAAAAVEEEPAAPREQREAEAAAVRASWEKPPEAGAQPLEQRPAQPLGQRPAATPEPPAESREEKAAAAATAAAAATARAEPPAAPQKRDPAAGKTRLRFQFLEQKYGYYHCKDCNIRWESAYVWCVQGTNKVYFRQFCRTCQKSYNPYRVEDITCQSCKQTRCTCPVKMRHVDPKRPHRQDLCGRCKGKRLSCDSTFSFKYII, from the exons ATGGCGGAGGACGCGATGGAGAGCTACCTGTACGCCGCGTACCACCCCTACTCCTACCGCTACCCGCCGCCCAAGGGCAAGGGGGGGTCGACGGGCGGctggcggccgcggggcggcggcggcggcggctaCTTCTCGGGCTacggggaggcggcggcggccgccgacTACTTCGACAACTACCAGCGGGCGCAGCTGAAGGCCATCCTCTCCCAAGTCAACCCCAACCTGACGCCGCGGCTCCGCAAGGCCAACACCAAGGAGGTGGGCGTCCAGGTCAACCCGCGGCAGGACGCCTCGGTGCAGTGCTCCCTGGGGCCCCGCACGCTGctgcgccgccgccccggccc ccccgccgggccgcggccccgcgaggcggagcaggagcaggagcagggcagccccgCCACCACCAGCACCCGCGCCGTCCGCTTCCCCCGCACCATCGCCGTCTACTCGCCCGTGGCGTCCCGCAGACTCACCGCCTTCCTGGAGGAGCCGGAGCGGCGGCCGCAGcaggaggaggcggaggcggcggcggccgtcGAGGAGGAGCCGGAGCGGCGGCcgcagcaggagaaggagccggcggcggcggccgtcGTCGAGGAGGGGCCGGAGCGGCGgccgcagcagcagcgggaggagccggcggcggcggccgtcGAGGAGGAGCCGGCCGCGCCGCGGGAGCAGCGGGAGGCGGAGGCGGCCGCCGTGCGGGCGAGCTGGGAGAAGCCCCCCGAGGCCGGCGCCCAGCCGCTGGAGCAGCGCCCGGCCCAGCCGCTAGGGCAGCGCCCGGCCGCGACCCCGGAGCCGCCGGCGGAGAGCCGCGAGGAGAAGGCGGCAGcggcagcaacagcagcagcagcagcaacagcgCGGGCAgagccgccggccgccccccaGAAGCGGGATCCGGCGGCGGGCAAGACCCGCCTGCGCTTCCAG TTCCTGGAGCAGAAGTACGGCTACTACCACTGCAAGGACTGCAACATCCGCTGGGAGAGCGCCTACGTCTGGTGCGTCCAGGGCACCAACAAG GTCTATTTCCGGCAGTTCTGCCGGACCTGCCAGAAGTCCTACAACCCGTACCGTGTGGAGGACATCACCTGCCAG AGCTGCAAGCAGACGAGGTGCACCTGCCCCGTGAAGATGCGCCACGTGGATCCCAAGAGGCCCCACCGCCAGGACCTCTGTGGGAGGTGCAAAGGGAAACGCCTCTCCTGCGATAGCACCTTCAGTTTCAAATACATCATCTGA